Genomic segment of Bdellovibrio bacteriovorus:
ATGAAACCGTAGTTGTTGATACGAGCATAAGTCGCCAAAGACGCGATCAAACCGATGTTTGGACCCTCTGGAGTCTCGATCGGGCAGATACGACCGTAGTGCGTAGGATGTACGTCACGTACTTCGAAACCGGCACGGTCACGAGTCAAACCACCAGGGCCGAGAGCTGACAAACGACGTTTGTGAGTGATCTCTGACAATGGATTTGTTTGGTCCATGAACTGAGACAATTGAGAAGAACCGAAGAATTCTTTAACAACCGCGTTCACTGGTTTCGCGTTCACTAGATCGTGAGGCATCATCGTCTCAACGTCTTGAAGAGACATACGTTCACGAATCGCGCGCTCCATACGAACTAGACCAATACGGTATTGGTTCTCAAGCAACTCACCTACAGAACGAACACGACGGTTACCCAAGTGATCGATATCGTCGATAACACCGCGACCGTTTTTAAGGTCGATCAGAGTTTTGATAGTGCTCAAGATATCTTTATGAGTCAGTGTTCTGTGTGAAGGTGGGCACTCGTCCATAGAGATGCCGAATCTGTGGTTGATCTTAATACGACCAACTTCAGAAAGATCATAAGTCTCTGGATCGAAGAACAAACGACCGAAGAATGTCGTAGCGGCTTCCAAAGTTGGAGGCTCACCAGGACGAAGACGTTTGTAGATCTCAACCAAAGATTCATCTTTGTTAGAAACTTTATCAACTAGCAACGTGTTGCGAAGGTAAGGACCTACAGTCAAACCGTCGAAGAAGATCATGAAGAAACGATCAATTCCAGACTCGATAGAACGCTTGATGATCGCAGAGTTCAATTCTGCATTGGCATCAGCGATGATCTCACCTGTTGACTCGTCAATAAGTGGTTTCGCCAATACTTTTCCGTCAAGGTCTTCAGGCTGAACTTCAAGCTCAGTGATGTTAAGATCTTTGATTTTCTTAACGATCGCACGAGTGATACGACGACCTGCTTTAACAAGCGCCTCACCTGATTTTGGATCGATAACGTCTGTCAATGCTCTTTGGCCTGACATACGCTCGATATCAAGTTTACGATAAAGCTTTCCAGATTTTACGTAAACTTCGTCTAGGTCGTAGAAGTACTCAAGAAGTTGCTCAGTGTTGTAACCAAGAGCCTTCAAAAGAATTGTCACAGGGAATTTACGACGACGGTCGATACGTACGTGGATAAGATCTTTTTGATCGAATTCAGCATCCAACCAAGAACCACGGTAAGGAATCACACGTGCAGAGTAAATCAATTTACCAGAAGCATTGTTCTTACCACCATCGTGGTCGAAGAATACGCCCGGAGAACGATGCAACTGAGAAACAACAACGCGCTCAGTACCGTTGATGATGAAAGAACCGTTTGCAGTCATCAATGGGATTTCGCCCAAGTAAACTTCTTGTTCTTTCACGTCGCGGATGCTGCGTGCTTCAGTTTCTTCGTCAACGTCGAAAACGATCAAACGAAGAGTCACCTTGATTGGAGCAGCGAAAGTCATACCACGCTGACGACACTCGTCCACGTCGTACTTAGCTGGCTCTAGAGTGTATGATACAAACTCAAGGCTTGCTGTGTTGTTGAAATCTGTAATTGGGAATACAGATTTGAAAACGCCATTGAGACCCGCATCGCCACGGCGATCTGGATCCATATCTTTTTGAATGAAAGCTTCGTAAGAAGATTTCTGCAATTCAATCAGATTTGGGATATCAATGACCTGCTTGTTTTTTGCAAAAGACTTTCTAACTCGGATGTTAGAAGCTGTAACTGGAGTTCTTTCCAATTTACTCTCCTGATCTGTTTGCACTCCGGCAGGGCCGGAGTAGAAAATCGGACATTCGCTTCGGGGGGAATTATCCAAGGCCCACATTAAATCTTTAGATAAGCATCTCAACCTACCTGAAGTTTTAAGGAAATCAAGTGATTATAATACTTTCCGCCTGGTTCAGAAGAGACTCTTCGAGGGGCTTAGAAACCTAAAATTTGATGATTTTTTTGGGAGCCGTGCGGCCCCGATAAAGTAAGAACCTTACCCCACGAGTTCTGTCTTTCGACGGAGACATTAAAGCGAAGATCAATCCTTCACATGATCGCCCATTGCGTTGCGTTAGTTGATTGAAATATAAAGGAATTTTAAGTTTCCAGAAAGAGCTCCGATGGAGCTGAGTCTTTGTCACTAAAGATGCGTGACCGCTTTAAAAACGGCTTTCCTGAACCGCATTGATCGACCGTAAGTCTATTTTGCGCATCGCAGCCATGCCTCCTCTGAGCGACATTCGTATTTAAACCTTTTCCTTTTTTCAATCGAAGAACCGGGAACTGCTTGAAAAATACGCAGGCCAAACAACCCTTTCCTAGTTTTGCAAACGATCTTCCTGTTTGCGCGGTCGTTTTAAAACTTCTAAGTGACCTTTGTAATCCTCCCACCCCACTTTTGAAAAAATCCTAATTTGCTAGGCTTTCAGTAAACAAGGAGATCCCTATGAAAGCATTGGTCCCATTTCTGGCAATGATGGCCACGAGCTTCGGCGCTTATGCGGGCCCCAGCGATCTGTCGGCCTATTTTTCGAAAGACTTTCTAATGAAGAAGGCGGACACCGGCTGCATGCCCAAAGGAATGAAGGCCGATAAAACCGGAGACTTTCTTTACGTCGCGGAAATGTGTGGAAAAATAGATCCCGCGAAAAACCAACGCATGCCCACGGCGTCCGTTTTCGATTTGAAAAAGCAAACCTTGGTTAAAACATTGGTGACACCTGCGGGACCTACGGACGGCATTTTTGCGAATACCGAAGTGGATATTTCCATAGATGGGAAGTTTGCTTTTATTTCTCGCGCGGAGGGAGGAAAAACAGCGGAGGTCTTTAAAAACGGGGGGCTTTTGAGTGTCGTGAATACAGAAACTCAAAACATCGTGAAGTACATTCCGACGAAAGGCGAAGGTTCTAAGATCATCGCCTCACGTCCCATCGTCGCCGAAAGACCTTCGGAACAAATCCTTTACGTCGCCAATTATTTTTCTGATGACATCAGTGTGATTGATGTCACGAATCTTAAAGATGATGGCAATTTGGATGGCAGCCGTCACCTTGTGAAAAAAATCCGTTTGCAGACACGTTTTACAAATCCATCGATTAAAAAATATCTGATCGCTCCCCGCGGAATTACTTTTACGCCTGACGGAAAATACGCATTAATTCTCGCCACCGAAACCGGCAGTCTTATCATCGTCGATGCTTTGAACCATCAGCAGATCGCGGAAATTTCTCCGATTGAAGATTCCACTGCGGGCCGACCACTTAATTTACGTCATGTGGTTGTTACTAAGAATGGACGCCTGGCTTATTTCAGTCATATGCGCGGCAACGCCGTTTCGCGGATTGATATGGAAAATCTGATGGAGGAAATCGCAAAAGTCGCCGCCACGTCGATGACTCCCGTATTGCCATCAAGTGTATGGAACAGACTTCTTGTTCCCTTTAATACTCCGAAAGGACTTAAAAAAATTTTGATACTTGAAGATTACCCGTTAGATCACCCTAACTTCCCCGGTAAAAAATGGGATCTCGCGCATCCTAATACCATCGTTTTAGATCCTTTGGAAAATCGTTACCTGTTCGTTTCATCGCGAACTACGAGCTATAAAGATGACAGCAAGGTCGATCCAAAAATTAAAGGAAAAATCGATATCATCGACACTCGCAACGGAAAGATTGTTTTCACTTTGGTGGGAGGTGCACAACCGACGGCATTGGAGGTTTCACCGGATGGATCAACACTGATCTCGGCTGGCTTGAAAGATGATAAAGTTTATTTCTACGATATCAGCAAAATTATTTCTTTGTATCAGCGGTGGTAATTGAGCGCCCTTTCAAAAGGGGCTCTTTAAGTATATTTCTGAGCAGTCGCTGAAACTCTTTCGTAAATAATTGCAATCGAGACTCCTCCTTGCGTTACCGCAGGGAGGAGCTCATCACCCGCGAATTACTTTTCTACTCCCGCAGCTGCCAAAATAGCATTCACAACACGAAGAGGTTGAGATTGCATAATGACGTGACTTCCTGGATAAGCCGTCATTGTTGCTCCGATTTTGGAGGCCATGGCTTTTTGAAGGGCTGGCTGAATCATATGGTCTGTTTCAGCGACAACGTACCAAGAAGGTTTAGTTTTCCAAGAAGCGATCGTCGCCTTCTCCGCAAACGAAGTCGCCGCCGTCGGAATCTGCGTTGCAAACATCAAGGAAGTTGTTTTGCGAGGAAGATCTTGAGCGAAATATTTTTTCATCCCCATCTCCGTCAAAGTTCCATATCCAAAAGAATCAATCACCAACTGGCCAAAACCGGGCGACACTGGATAGTCCTTCGTCAAATCTAAAACAGACTGCCCTTCAGAAGGAGCAAATGCCGCTACATATACTAGAGCATGAACATTCGGCTTACTCCCTGCTTGCGTGATGACGAATCCTCCCCATGAATGCCCTACTAGAACCACGGGTCCTTTCACATTTGCTAATGCTCGCTCCGTCGCAGCGACGTCTTCAGCAAAGGACGTTAACGGATTTTGAACGGCAACGACTTTAAATCCCCGCTCTTGCAGCATGGTGGTGACACGACTCCACGAGGCAGTGGCATCGGCAAAAGCTCCGTGAACTAAAACGATAGTATGATCTGTGGGGACGAGGGCTTGAGCCCACGGAGCCAACAGAAAAGATAAAATAAAAATACTTAAAATATTTCGCATAGGGTGCTCCTTTTTCAGAAAAGTAGAGCATCATGCTGTATCCGCCTCAATCACGACGCTTAAGATACACAAAGTTCTATTTGAAAATTCACTGACAATTCAAATGGGATTAAAACAGATACTGCAAAGAAAGACCGGAAGAGATGTAGTACTGAAGGTCGCGATTGTTATTATTGAAAATAGCAATCACACCGTTATCAAAGATGCGGATGCGATATGAGATGCCAATGCGACTTCGCATAAACGTATACGTTGTTCCAAACTCGGCCCCGTAGCGAAGCGCCGTAAAGTCATAATAATCAGGGTACGGATACTTGTCTGGCGACTCTAGAAAGTACTTGTCAGAATTCAGGGCGTAAACAAAGAAGAATCCAAACTGCAAAGGTCTCCAGACATCTTCGCGCACGGGAGTGTTCCATCGAGAATAACGATAGACTAGATTCGCCTGATAAAAAACCTCGTCATCAATCGGATAACCACCCAAAGAAAGATCGACCGCGTGTTCGGGCTCAAACTCGTAACTGGCCCCTGCGGCAACGGTTCCCATGAATCCTGCGCGCTCAACCACGGCACGCCAGTCATCGGCCTGCGCTGACGACACAAAAAGAAACAGGAATGCTATCGCTAAGGCTTGATAGTTAAGCATGTGTTCCCCATTGTATCCATCCGTGTGACGCAAAATTGATTTCCTTGGACTGTGATACTTAACCAGTGAGTCCCCTCTTCACCGGCCACTCGCCCACATTGCATCATGATAGTGTCGTGATCAGTGGAAAGATCATAAGCGTGATTATGTCCGTTATAGATGACCTTTACTCTCGGGTGTTCGATCACGTAACCCAATGTGGCCGCGACATCGTCAAAGTAGCGATCCGTATCGCGCAACTGCACATGCGAAAAGATCATGATGTTTTTCGTCGTTTCATCTACGCGCGCCTTCAGCCAATCCGGGTCGAACTCTTGAGGATTTTCAAGATTGTTCGAATTAAAGAAGATGAAACGATAGTTGTCGGATTCGAAATAGAAATTCGAAGGCCCAAAGGCTTTGCGATAAAGTTCTGGTCCGGCACCGATAGAGTCGTGATTACCAACCGCATTGATGACGAGTTGACGAAGTGGGTTGATCGCTTCGATGAACTCATCATATTCGAGATTGTATGCCGAGTTCGTGAAATCTCCTAGCCCCGCGACGAAGTCAAACTTTTCGGCTTGATTCATTTGGAAGACCATTTTGTCGG
This window contains:
- a CDS encoding YncE family protein, producing MKALVPFLAMMATSFGAYAGPSDLSAYFSKDFLMKKADTGCMPKGMKADKTGDFLYVAEMCGKIDPAKNQRMPTASVFDLKKQTLVKTLVTPAGPTDGIFANTEVDISIDGKFAFISRAEGGKTAEVFKNGGLLSVVNTETQNIVKYIPTKGEGSKIIASRPIVAERPSEQILYVANYFSDDISVIDVTNLKDDGNLDGSRHLVKKIRLQTRFTNPSIKKYLIAPRGITFTPDGKYALILATETGSLIIVDALNHQQIAEISPIEDSTAGRPLNLRHVVVTKNGRLAYFSHMRGNAVSRIDMENLMEEIAKVAATSMTPVLPSSVWNRLLVPFNTPKGLKKILILEDYPLDHPNFPGKKWDLAHPNTIVLDPLENRYLFVSSRTTSYKDDSKVDPKIKGKIDIIDTRNGKIVFTLVGGAQPTALEVSPDGSTLISAGLKDDKVYFYDISKIISLYQRW
- a CDS encoding alpha/beta hydrolase, with product MRNILSIFILSFLLAPWAQALVPTDHTIVLVHGAFADATASWSRVTTMLQERGFKVVAVQNPLTSFAEDVAATERALANVKGPVVLVGHSWGGFVITQAGSKPNVHALVYVAAFAPSEGQSVLDLTKDYPVSPGFGQLVIDSFGYGTLTEMGMKKYFAQDLPRKTTSLMFATQIPTAATSFAEKATIASWKTKPSWYVVAETDHMIQPALQKAMASKIGATMTAYPGSHVIMQSQPLRVVNAILAAAGVEK
- a CDS encoding metallophosphoesterase family protein, whose amino-acid sequence is MIRLLFYITAFVFTSSCAPFVDSPFSDNLLRPERSLNKLSLDKVGNPESDGVIRIAVFSDPHQNYKATDKMVFQMNQAEKFDFVAGLGDFTNSAYNLEYDEFIEAINPLRQLVINAVGNHDSIGAGPELYRKAFGPSNFYFESDNYRFIFFNSNNLENPQEFDPDWLKARVDETTKNIMIFSHVQLRDTDRYFDDVAATLGYVIEHPRVKVIYNGHNHAYDLSTDHDTIMMQCGRVAGEEGTHWLSITVQGNQFCVTRMDTMGNTCLTIKP